A region of Mycteria americana isolate JAX WOST 10 ecotype Jacksonville Zoo and Gardens chromosome 11, USCA_MyAme_1.0, whole genome shotgun sequence DNA encodes the following proteins:
- the LAMB2 gene encoding laminin subunit beta-2 isoform X2 — translation MRSPGALLLLPLLAGLGGAPAPDRPQGCARGSCYPATGDLLVGRAPRLSATSTCGLRRPQPYCIVSHLQEEKKCFVCDSRRPYDARTSADSHRIENVVTTFAPRPKKAWWQSENGVEHVSIQLDLEAEFHFTHLIMTFKTFRPAAMLVERSADFGRSWKVYRYFAYDCAAAFPHVPRGPPRRIDDVVCESRYSDIEPSTEGEVIYRVLDPAIPIRDPYSPAIQNLLRVTNLRVNLTKLHTLGDNLLDTRREIREKYYYALYELVLRGNCFCYGHASECAPLSGAPAAADGMVHGRCVCKHHTQGLNCERCEDFYHDLPWRPAEGSSTNACRRCDCNEHSRRCHFDMAVFLATGNASGAVCDGCQHNTMGRRCHLCKPFYYKDPSKDLRDPAVCRACDCDPEGSLDGGLCDSADDPARGLIAGQCRCKEHVAGPRCDRCKPGFFGLSATNPQGCQRCQCDPRGTVVEGTRCDPISGECLCKRLVTGRNCDQCLPEHWGLSHDLPGCRPCECDVGGARDNLCAVETGQCRCRSHVVGRQCDQVEPGYYRINLDHYTYEAEDARLHQGSVVEREPPTDHPASWTGTGFARVVEGSWVEFHVTNVPFSTEYDVIIRYEPQHLEPWREVRVRVLRPSPVSASSPCGNTIPADDQLSTSLPSGARYVVLPQPVCLERGVSYTLRLELGCATAQQDPTTSVLIDSLVLLPRHSSLEMFIAGDPGSVERRETFERYRCAQPFHAAGPSPVAEPCSSLLHSLSAVLHDGALPCLCDPQGSLSAECQPQGGQCRCKPNVVGRRCHRCSPGTFGFGPSGCRACQCSSEGSVSTVCDSTTGQCSCREGAYGPRCDRCQPGHWGFPACRPCQCNGHAEDCDPRTGSCLRCRDHTDGERCQRCAAGHFGNPALGSGQHCRPCPCPEGPGSPRHFAASCYQDSRSRQVICHCSPGYAGPRCDECAPGYYGDPLQPGGRCLPCQCHDNIDVTDPEACDRRTGRCLRCLYNTAGPRCAECQPGYYGDATRHSCRRCSCNTLGTDASTCGPQQCQCDGHSGQCRCLPHVEGQSCDRCSPNYWNLGSGQGCQPCACHPQHALTPACNQFTGQCSCRPGFGGRTCADCQEHHWGDPRQQCRACDCDPRGVASTQCHRGSGHCDCRPGISGIRCDQCARGFAGAFPACQPCHPCFGDWDRVVQDLAARTRALAQRASLLQHTGAAGAFEVTFRRLEESLATVRDVVATRNATAAAAAHLTHATEGLRQQIEEATERLTRLEGELTATQDANFNASHVLSAVDRGARALNHSLQDLEQRLHALKTSNFLGAYDSIRQSHGESREAKRRADAFTRAMPSPVSASAATRRRAEQLLASRRDDFNRQNAASRRALMDLVARARALSLHPLNEKVAEAKGKADEARLRAQAALDKANQTRARVESSNKELRELISHVKAFLSQEGADPESIEVVASRVLELSLPAVPAQIHRLAEEIKARVRSLASVDAILEQTAGDVRQAGQLLQDAQRARSRAEGVRGTAEAVQQALEEARRAQGTAEQALHRATGDIEHSERALGTMQAQMASTEQRLAGAMGRIGLLDGQMDALKVKRANNSLAATRAQEAAGAARDRAGEAKQVLEGPLRDRYRTAQELVQHRAQGARQAGSRAQRLRDEAAGLLRDAQGKLQRLRALEEAYERNERVLDAKAAQLGGLEARMREVLATINQQVQIYNTCQ, via the exons ATGCGGAGCCCCGGcgccctcctgctgctgccgctgctggccG ggctggggggggccccggcccccgACCGCCCCCAGGGCTGCGCCCGCGGCAGCTGCTACCCGGCCACCGGGGACCTGCTGGTGGGGCGAGCCCCCCGCCTGAGTGCCACCTCCACCTGCGGGCTGCGCCGCCCCCAGCCCTACTGCATCGTCAGCCACCTCCAG GAGGAGAAGAAGTGCTTCGTCTGCGACTCGCGGCGGCCCTACGACGCCCGCACCAGCGCCGACAGCCACCGCATCGAGAACGTGGTCACCACCTTCGCCCCCCGCCCCAAGAAAGCCTGGTGGCAGTCGGAGAACG GCGTGGAGCACGTCAGCATCCAGCTGGACCTGGAGGCCGAGTTCCACTTCACCCACCTCATCATGACCTTCAAG ACCTTCCGCCCCGCGGCCATGCTGGTGGAGCGCTCGGCCGACTTCGGGCGCAGCTGGAAGGTCTACCGCTACTTCGCCTACGACTgcgccgccgccttcccccaCGTCCCCCGCGGGCCCCCGCGCCGCATCGACGACGTCGTCTGCGAGTCCCGTTACTCCGACATTGAGCCCTCCACCGAGGGAGAG GTGATCTACCGGGTGCTGGACCCCGCCATCCCCATCCGGGACCCCTACAGCCCTGCCATCCAGA ACCTGCTGCGCGTCACCAACCTGCGGGTGAACCTCACCAAGCTGCACACGCTGGGGGACAACCTGCTGGACACGCGGCGGGAGATCCGGGAGAAGTACTACTACGCGCTCTATGAGCTGGTGCTGCGCGGGAACTGCTTCTGCTACGGGCACGCCTCCGAGTGCGCCCCGCTCAGcggggcccccgccgccgccgacGGCATG GTGCACGGGCGCTGCGTCTGCAAGCACCACACGCAGGGGCTGAACTGCGAGCGCTGCGAGGACTTCTACCACGACCTGCCCTGGCGCCCGGCCGAGGGCTCCAGCACCAACGCCTGCCGCC GCTGCGACTGCAACGAGCACTCGCGGCGGTGCCACTTCGACATGGCCGTCTTCCTGGCCACGGGGAACGCCAGCGGGGCCGTGTGCGACGGCTGCCAGCACAACACCATGGGCCGCCGCTGCCACCTCTGCAAGCCCTTCTACTACAAGGACCCCAGCAAGGACTTGCGGGATCCCGCGGTGTGCCGAG CCTGCGACTGCGACCCTGAGGGCTCTCTGGATGGGGGGCTGTGCGACAGTGCCGACGACCCAGCCCGGGGGCTGATCGCGGGGCAGTGCCGCTGCAAGGAACACGTGGCCGGTCCCCGCTGCGACCGCTGCAAACCCGGCTTCTTCGGCCTCAGCGCCACCAACCCACAGGGCTGTCAGC GGTGCCAGTGTGACCCCCGCGGCACGGTGGTCGAGGGCACCCGGTGTGACCCCATCAGCGGCGAGTGCCTCTGCAAGCGGCTGGTGACCGGGCGCAACTGCGACCAGTGCCTG CCCGAGCACTGGGGGCTGAGCCACGACCTCCCGGGCTGCCGGCCATGCGAGTGCGACGTGGGAGGTGCCCGTGACAACCT GTGCGCTGTGGAGACGGGGCAGTGCCGGTGCCGCAGCCACGTGGTGGGACGGCAGTGCGACCAGGTGGAACCCGGCTACTACCGCATCAACCTGGACCATTACACCTACGAGGCTGAGGATGCTCGGCTGCATCAG GGCTCAGTGGTGGAGCGTGAGCCCCCCACGGACCACCCGGCTTCATGGACTGGGACGGGCTTTGCCCGCGTGGTGGAGGGCAGCTGGGTGGAGTTTCACGTCACCAACGTGCCTTTCTCCACCGAGTATGACGTGATCATCCGCTACGAGCCCCAG CACCTGGAGCCCTGGCGGGAGGTGAGGGTGAGGGTGCTGCGCCCCAGCCCCGTATCGGCCAGCAGCCCTTGCGGAAACACCATCCCAGCCGACGACCAGCTCTCCACCAGCCTCCCCTCCGGTGCTAG GTACGTGGTGCTGCCCCAGCCCGTCTGCCTGGAGCGGGGCGTCTCCTACACCCTCCgcctggagctgggctgtgccACCGCTCAGCAGGATCCCACCACCAGCGTGCTCATCGATTCG CTGGTGCTCCTGCCCCGTCACTCCTCGCTGGAGATGTTCATCGCGGGTGACCCCGGCTCCGTGGAGCGCCGGGAGACCTTCGAGAGGTACCGCTGCGCCCAGCCCTTCCACGCCGCGGGGCCCTCGCCCGTGGCcgagccctgctccagcctcctgcacaGCCTCTCGGCCGTCCTGCATGACGGGGCGCTGC cctgcctCTGCGACCCCCAGGGCTCGCTCAGCGCCGAGTGCCAGCCccagggcgggcagtgccggtgCAAACCCAACGTCGTGGGACGGCGCTGCCACCGCTGCTCCCCGGGAACCTTTGGCTTCGGGCCCAGCGGGTGCCGAG CCTGCCAGTGCAGCAGCGAGGGGTCGGTGAGCACCGTCTGCGACAGCACCACGGGGCAGTGCTCCTGCCGCGAGGGCGCCTACGGCCCGCGCTGCGACCGCTGCCAGCCGGGCCACTGGGGCTTCCCCGCCTGCCGGCCCTGCCAGTGCAACGGGCATGCCGAGGACTGCGACCCCCggacgggcagctgcctgcgctgccgtgACCACACGGACGGCGAGAGGTGCCAGAG GTGTGCAGCCGGGCACTTTGGCAACCCGGCGCTGGGCTCCGGGCAGCACTGccggccctgcccctgccccgaggggcccggcagcccccgccacTTCGCCGCCTCCTGCTACCAGGACAGCCGCTCCCGGCAGGTGATCTGCCACTGCAGCCCCGGGTACGCAG GTCCCCGCTGTGACGAGTGTGCCCCCGGGTACTACGGGGACCCGCTGCAGCCCGgcgggcgctgcctgccctgccagtgcCACGATAACATCGACGTGACGGACCCAGAGGCGTGCGACCGGCGCACGgggcgctgcctgcgctgcctctACAACACGGCGGGGCCACGCTGTGCCGAGTGCCAGCCCGGCTACTACGGGGACGCCACGCGGCACAGCTGCAGGC GTTGCTCCTGCAATACGCTGGGCACCGACGCCAGCACCTGCGGGCCCCAGCAGTGCCAGTGCGACGGGCACAGCGGGCAGTGCCGCTGCCTACCCCACGTGGAGGGCCAGAGCTGTGACCGCTGCAGCCCCAACTACTGGAAcctgggcagcgggcagggctgccagccctgtgcctgccACCCCCAGCACGCCCTGACACCCGCCTGCAACCAG TTCACGGGGCAGTGCTCGTGCCGGCCGGGCTTCGGGGGCCGAACCTGCGCCGACTGCCAGGAGCACCACTGGGGCGACCCACGGCAGCAGTGCCGAG CCTGTGACTGCGACCCCCGCGGCGtcgccagcacccagtgccaccGTGGCAGCGGCCACTGCGACTGCCGGCCTGGCATCTCTGGCATCCGCTGTGACCAGTGCGCCCGGGGCTTCGCCGGAGCCTTCCccgcctgccagccctgccacccctgctTCGGGGACTGGGACCGGGTGGTGCAGGACCTGGCCGCCCGCACCCGGGCGCTGGCGCAGCGGGCCAGCCTCCTGCAGCACACCGGGGCCGCCGGTGCCTTCGAGGTCACCTTCCGGCGGCTGGAGGAGAGCCTGGCCACCGTGCGTGACGTGGTGGCCACCCGCAatgccaccgccgccgccgccgcccacctGACGCATGCCACGGAGGGGCTGCG GCAGCAGATCGAGGAGGCGACGGAGAGGCTGACGCGGCTGGAGGGGGAGCTGACGGCCACCCAGGACGCCAATTTCAACGCCAGCCACGTGCTGAGCGCGGTGGACCGGGGCGCCCGCGCCCTCAACCACAGCCTGCAGGACCTGGAGCAGCGGCTGCATGCCCTCAAGACCTCCAATTTCCTTG gcgCCTACGACAGCATCCGCCAGTCCCACGGGGAGTCGCGGGAGGCCAAGCGCCGGGCGGACGCCTTCACCCGCGCCATGCCCAGCCCCGTCAGCGCCTCGGCAGCCACCCGGCGCCGCGCCGAGCAGCTCCTGGCCAGCCGGCGGGACGACTTCAACCGCCAAAACGCGGCCAGCCGGCGGGCGCTGATGGACCTGGTGGCGAGGGCACGGGCGCTGAGCCTGCACCCGCTCAATGAGAAG GTGGCCGAGGCTAAGGGGAAGGCGGATGAGGCCCGGCTGCGGGCGCAGGCAGCCCTGGACAAGGCAAACCAGACCAGGGCCCGCGTGGAGAGCTCCAACAAGGAGCTGCGGGAGCTCATCAGCCATGTCAAGGCCTTCCTGAGCC AGGAGGGGGCGGACCCCGAGAGCATCGAGGTCGTGGCCAGCCGGGTGCTGGAGCTGTCGCTCCCCGCCGTGCCGGCCCAGATCCACCGCCTGGCCGAGGAGATCAAGGCGCGGGTGCGCAGCCTGGCCAGCGTGGACGCCATCCTGGAGCAGACGGCTGGCGACGTGCGCCAGGccgggcagctgctgcaggacgCCCAGCGGGCCAG GTCACGGGCGGAGGGGGTGCGGGGCACGGCCGAGGCGGTGCAGCAGGCGCTGGAGGAGGCGCGGCGAGCCCAGGGCACGGCCGAGCAGGCGCTGCACCGTGCCACCGGTGACATCGAGCACAGCGAGAGAGCCCTCGGCACG ATGCAGGCCCAGATGGCGAGCACAGAGCAGCGGCTGGCGGGTGCCATGGGGCGGATTGGGCTCctggacggacagatggacgcCCTGAAGGTGAAACGCGCCAACAACAGCCTGGCAGCCACGCGCGCCCAGGAGGCAGCCGGTGCCGCACGGGACCGAGCCGGCGAGGCCAAGCAG GTGCTGGAGGGGCCGCTGCGGGACCGGTACCGGACGGCGCAGGAGCTGGTGCAGCACCGGGCGCAGGGCGCacggcaggcaggcagccgggcGCAGCGGCTGCGGGAcgaggctgcagggctgctgcgggACGCCCAGGGCAAGCTGCAGCGGCTGCGAG cGCTGGAGGAGGCGTACGAGCGGAACGAGCGAGTGCTGGACGCCAAGGCAGCCCAGCTGGGCGGGCTGGAGGccaggatgagggaggtgctggCCACCATCAACCAGCAGGTCCAGATCTACAACACCTGCCAGTGA
- the LAMB2 gene encoding laminin subunit beta-2 isoform X1, translated as MRSPGALLLLPLLAGLGGAPAPDRPQGCARGSCYPATGDLLVGRAPRLSATSTCGLRRPQPYCIVSHLQEEKKCFVCDSRRPYDARTSADSHRIENVVTTFAPRPKKAWWQSENGVEHVSIQLDLEAEFHFTHLIMTFKTFRPAAMLVERSADFGRSWKVYRYFAYDCAAAFPHVPRGPPRRIDDVVCESRYSDIEPSTEGEVIYRVLDPAIPIRDPYSPAIQNLLRVTNLRVNLTKLHTLGDNLLDTRREIREKYYYALYELVLRGNCFCYGHASECAPLSGAPAAADGMVHGRCVCKHHTQGLNCERCEDFYHDLPWRPAEGSSTNACRRCDCNEHSRRCHFDMAVFLATGNASGAVCDGCQHNTMGRRCHLCKPFYYKDPSKDLRDPAVCRACDCDPEGSLDGGLCDSADDPARGLIAGQCRCKEHVAGPRCDRCKPGFFGLSATNPQGCQRCQCDPRGTVVEGTRCDPISGECLCKRLVTGRNCDQCLPEHWGLSHDLPGCRPCECDVGGARDNLCAVETGQCRCRSHVVGRQCDQVEPGYYRINLDHYTYEAEDARLHQGSVVEREPPTDHPASWTGTGFARVVEGSWVEFHVTNVPFSTEYDVIIRYEPQHLEPWREVRVRVLRPSPVSASSPCGNTIPADDQLSTSLPSGARYVVLPQPVCLERGVSYTLRLELGCATAQQDPTTSVLIDSLVLLPRHSSLEMFIAGDPGSVERRETFERYRCAQPFHAAGPSPVAEPCSSLLHSLSAVLHDGALPCLCDPQGSLSAECQPQGGQCRCKPNVVGRRCHRCSPGTFGFGPSGCRACQCSSEGSVSTVCDSTTGQCSCREGAYGPRCDRCQPGHWGFPACRPCQCNGHAEDCDPRTGSCLRCRDHTDGERCQRCAAGHFGNPALGSGQHCRPCPCPEGPGSPRHFAASCYQDSRSRQVICHCSPGYAGPRCDECAPGYYGDPLQPGGRCLPCQCHDNIDVTDPEACDRRTGRCLRCLYNTAGPRCAECQPGYYGDATRHSCRRCSCNTLGTDASTCGPQQCQCDGHSGQCRCLPHVEGQSCDRCSPNYWNLGSGQGCQPCACHPQHALTPACNQFTGQCSCRPGFGGRTCADCQEHHWGDPRQQCRACDCDPRGVASTQCHRGSGHCDCRPGISGIRCDQCARGFAGAFPACQPCHPCFGDWDRVVQDLAARTRALAQRASLLQHTGAAGAFEVTFRRLEESLATVRDVVATRNATAAAAAHLTHATEGLRQQIEEATERLTRLEGELTATQDANFNASHVLSAVDRGARALNHSLQDLEQRLHALKTSNFLGAYDSIRQSHGESREAKRRADAFTRAMPSPVSASAATRRRAEQLLASRRDDFNRQNAASRRALMDLVARARALSLHPLNEKVCGAAGDVPCPESPCGGAGCRDEDGARRCGGLSCGGAVSTADSALDRARHAQEELRRAAGDAAQLSHRVAEAKGKADEARLRAQAALDKANQTRARVESSNKELRELISHVKAFLSQEGADPESIEVVASRVLELSLPAVPAQIHRLAEEIKARVRSLASVDAILEQTAGDVRQAGQLLQDAQRARSRAEGVRGTAEAVQQALEEARRAQGTAEQALHRATGDIEHSERALGTMQAQMASTEQRLAGAMGRIGLLDGQMDALKVKRANNSLAATRAQEAAGAARDRAGEAKQVLEGPLRDRYRTAQELVQHRAQGARQAGSRAQRLRDEAAGLLRDAQGKLQRLRALEEAYERNERVLDAKAAQLGGLEARMREVLATINQQVQIYNTCQ; from the exons ATGCGGAGCCCCGGcgccctcctgctgctgccgctgctggccG ggctggggggggccccggcccccgACCGCCCCCAGGGCTGCGCCCGCGGCAGCTGCTACCCGGCCACCGGGGACCTGCTGGTGGGGCGAGCCCCCCGCCTGAGTGCCACCTCCACCTGCGGGCTGCGCCGCCCCCAGCCCTACTGCATCGTCAGCCACCTCCAG GAGGAGAAGAAGTGCTTCGTCTGCGACTCGCGGCGGCCCTACGACGCCCGCACCAGCGCCGACAGCCACCGCATCGAGAACGTGGTCACCACCTTCGCCCCCCGCCCCAAGAAAGCCTGGTGGCAGTCGGAGAACG GCGTGGAGCACGTCAGCATCCAGCTGGACCTGGAGGCCGAGTTCCACTTCACCCACCTCATCATGACCTTCAAG ACCTTCCGCCCCGCGGCCATGCTGGTGGAGCGCTCGGCCGACTTCGGGCGCAGCTGGAAGGTCTACCGCTACTTCGCCTACGACTgcgccgccgccttcccccaCGTCCCCCGCGGGCCCCCGCGCCGCATCGACGACGTCGTCTGCGAGTCCCGTTACTCCGACATTGAGCCCTCCACCGAGGGAGAG GTGATCTACCGGGTGCTGGACCCCGCCATCCCCATCCGGGACCCCTACAGCCCTGCCATCCAGA ACCTGCTGCGCGTCACCAACCTGCGGGTGAACCTCACCAAGCTGCACACGCTGGGGGACAACCTGCTGGACACGCGGCGGGAGATCCGGGAGAAGTACTACTACGCGCTCTATGAGCTGGTGCTGCGCGGGAACTGCTTCTGCTACGGGCACGCCTCCGAGTGCGCCCCGCTCAGcggggcccccgccgccgccgacGGCATG GTGCACGGGCGCTGCGTCTGCAAGCACCACACGCAGGGGCTGAACTGCGAGCGCTGCGAGGACTTCTACCACGACCTGCCCTGGCGCCCGGCCGAGGGCTCCAGCACCAACGCCTGCCGCC GCTGCGACTGCAACGAGCACTCGCGGCGGTGCCACTTCGACATGGCCGTCTTCCTGGCCACGGGGAACGCCAGCGGGGCCGTGTGCGACGGCTGCCAGCACAACACCATGGGCCGCCGCTGCCACCTCTGCAAGCCCTTCTACTACAAGGACCCCAGCAAGGACTTGCGGGATCCCGCGGTGTGCCGAG CCTGCGACTGCGACCCTGAGGGCTCTCTGGATGGGGGGCTGTGCGACAGTGCCGACGACCCAGCCCGGGGGCTGATCGCGGGGCAGTGCCGCTGCAAGGAACACGTGGCCGGTCCCCGCTGCGACCGCTGCAAACCCGGCTTCTTCGGCCTCAGCGCCACCAACCCACAGGGCTGTCAGC GGTGCCAGTGTGACCCCCGCGGCACGGTGGTCGAGGGCACCCGGTGTGACCCCATCAGCGGCGAGTGCCTCTGCAAGCGGCTGGTGACCGGGCGCAACTGCGACCAGTGCCTG CCCGAGCACTGGGGGCTGAGCCACGACCTCCCGGGCTGCCGGCCATGCGAGTGCGACGTGGGAGGTGCCCGTGACAACCT GTGCGCTGTGGAGACGGGGCAGTGCCGGTGCCGCAGCCACGTGGTGGGACGGCAGTGCGACCAGGTGGAACCCGGCTACTACCGCATCAACCTGGACCATTACACCTACGAGGCTGAGGATGCTCGGCTGCATCAG GGCTCAGTGGTGGAGCGTGAGCCCCCCACGGACCACCCGGCTTCATGGACTGGGACGGGCTTTGCCCGCGTGGTGGAGGGCAGCTGGGTGGAGTTTCACGTCACCAACGTGCCTTTCTCCACCGAGTATGACGTGATCATCCGCTACGAGCCCCAG CACCTGGAGCCCTGGCGGGAGGTGAGGGTGAGGGTGCTGCGCCCCAGCCCCGTATCGGCCAGCAGCCCTTGCGGAAACACCATCCCAGCCGACGACCAGCTCTCCACCAGCCTCCCCTCCGGTGCTAG GTACGTGGTGCTGCCCCAGCCCGTCTGCCTGGAGCGGGGCGTCTCCTACACCCTCCgcctggagctgggctgtgccACCGCTCAGCAGGATCCCACCACCAGCGTGCTCATCGATTCG CTGGTGCTCCTGCCCCGTCACTCCTCGCTGGAGATGTTCATCGCGGGTGACCCCGGCTCCGTGGAGCGCCGGGAGACCTTCGAGAGGTACCGCTGCGCCCAGCCCTTCCACGCCGCGGGGCCCTCGCCCGTGGCcgagccctgctccagcctcctgcacaGCCTCTCGGCCGTCCTGCATGACGGGGCGCTGC cctgcctCTGCGACCCCCAGGGCTCGCTCAGCGCCGAGTGCCAGCCccagggcgggcagtgccggtgCAAACCCAACGTCGTGGGACGGCGCTGCCACCGCTGCTCCCCGGGAACCTTTGGCTTCGGGCCCAGCGGGTGCCGAG CCTGCCAGTGCAGCAGCGAGGGGTCGGTGAGCACCGTCTGCGACAGCACCACGGGGCAGTGCTCCTGCCGCGAGGGCGCCTACGGCCCGCGCTGCGACCGCTGCCAGCCGGGCCACTGGGGCTTCCCCGCCTGCCGGCCCTGCCAGTGCAACGGGCATGCCGAGGACTGCGACCCCCggacgggcagctgcctgcgctgccgtgACCACACGGACGGCGAGAGGTGCCAGAG GTGTGCAGCCGGGCACTTTGGCAACCCGGCGCTGGGCTCCGGGCAGCACTGccggccctgcccctgccccgaggggcccggcagcccccgccacTTCGCCGCCTCCTGCTACCAGGACAGCCGCTCCCGGCAGGTGATCTGCCACTGCAGCCCCGGGTACGCAG GTCCCCGCTGTGACGAGTGTGCCCCCGGGTACTACGGGGACCCGCTGCAGCCCGgcgggcgctgcctgccctgccagtgcCACGATAACATCGACGTGACGGACCCAGAGGCGTGCGACCGGCGCACGgggcgctgcctgcgctgcctctACAACACGGCGGGGCCACGCTGTGCCGAGTGCCAGCCCGGCTACTACGGGGACGCCACGCGGCACAGCTGCAGGC GTTGCTCCTGCAATACGCTGGGCACCGACGCCAGCACCTGCGGGCCCCAGCAGTGCCAGTGCGACGGGCACAGCGGGCAGTGCCGCTGCCTACCCCACGTGGAGGGCCAGAGCTGTGACCGCTGCAGCCCCAACTACTGGAAcctgggcagcgggcagggctgccagccctgtgcctgccACCCCCAGCACGCCCTGACACCCGCCTGCAACCAG TTCACGGGGCAGTGCTCGTGCCGGCCGGGCTTCGGGGGCCGAACCTGCGCCGACTGCCAGGAGCACCACTGGGGCGACCCACGGCAGCAGTGCCGAG CCTGTGACTGCGACCCCCGCGGCGtcgccagcacccagtgccaccGTGGCAGCGGCCACTGCGACTGCCGGCCTGGCATCTCTGGCATCCGCTGTGACCAGTGCGCCCGGGGCTTCGCCGGAGCCTTCCccgcctgccagccctgccacccctgctTCGGGGACTGGGACCGGGTGGTGCAGGACCTGGCCGCCCGCACCCGGGCGCTGGCGCAGCGGGCCAGCCTCCTGCAGCACACCGGGGCCGCCGGTGCCTTCGAGGTCACCTTCCGGCGGCTGGAGGAGAGCCTGGCCACCGTGCGTGACGTGGTGGCCACCCGCAatgccaccgccgccgccgccgcccacctGACGCATGCCACGGAGGGGCTGCG GCAGCAGATCGAGGAGGCGACGGAGAGGCTGACGCGGCTGGAGGGGGAGCTGACGGCCACCCAGGACGCCAATTTCAACGCCAGCCACGTGCTGAGCGCGGTGGACCGGGGCGCCCGCGCCCTCAACCACAGCCTGCAGGACCTGGAGCAGCGGCTGCATGCCCTCAAGACCTCCAATTTCCTTG gcgCCTACGACAGCATCCGCCAGTCCCACGGGGAGTCGCGGGAGGCCAAGCGCCGGGCGGACGCCTTCACCCGCGCCATGCCCAGCCCCGTCAGCGCCTCGGCAGCCACCCGGCGCCGCGCCGAGCAGCTCCTGGCCAGCCGGCGGGACGACTTCAACCGCCAAAACGCGGCCAGCCGGCGGGCGCTGATGGACCTGGTGGCGAGGGCACGGGCGCTGAGCCTGCACCCGCTCAATGAGAAG GTGTGCGGTGCGGCAGGCGACGTGCCCTGCCCCGAGAGCCCCTGCGGGGGAGCTGGGTGCCGGGACGAGGACGGGGCTCGGCGCTGCGGGGGTCTGAGCTGCGGCGGGGCCGTGTCCACGGCCGACAGCGCGCTGGACCGGGCACGCCATGCCCAGGAGGAgctgcggcgggcggccggcgATGCGGCCCAGCTCTCCCACAGG GTGGCCGAGGCTAAGGGGAAGGCGGATGAGGCCCGGCTGCGGGCGCAGGCAGCCCTGGACAAGGCAAACCAGACCAGGGCCCGCGTGGAGAGCTCCAACAAGGAGCTGCGGGAGCTCATCAGCCATGTCAAGGCCTTCCTGAGCC AGGAGGGGGCGGACCCCGAGAGCATCGAGGTCGTGGCCAGCCGGGTGCTGGAGCTGTCGCTCCCCGCCGTGCCGGCCCAGATCCACCGCCTGGCCGAGGAGATCAAGGCGCGGGTGCGCAGCCTGGCCAGCGTGGACGCCATCCTGGAGCAGACGGCTGGCGACGTGCGCCAGGccgggcagctgctgcaggacgCCCAGCGGGCCAG GTCACGGGCGGAGGGGGTGCGGGGCACGGCCGAGGCGGTGCAGCAGGCGCTGGAGGAGGCGCGGCGAGCCCAGGGCACGGCCGAGCAGGCGCTGCACCGTGCCACCGGTGACATCGAGCACAGCGAGAGAGCCCTCGGCACG ATGCAGGCCCAGATGGCGAGCACAGAGCAGCGGCTGGCGGGTGCCATGGGGCGGATTGGGCTCctggacggacagatggacgcCCTGAAGGTGAAACGCGCCAACAACAGCCTGGCAGCCACGCGCGCCCAGGAGGCAGCCGGTGCCGCACGGGACCGAGCCGGCGAGGCCAAGCAG GTGCTGGAGGGGCCGCTGCGGGACCGGTACCGGACGGCGCAGGAGCTGGTGCAGCACCGGGCGCAGGGCGCacggcaggcaggcagccgggcGCAGCGGCTGCGGGAcgaggctgcagggctgctgcgggACGCCCAGGGCAAGCTGCAGCGGCTGCGAG cGCTGGAGGAGGCGTACGAGCGGAACGAGCGAGTGCTGGACGCCAAGGCAGCCCAGCTGGGCGGGCTGGAGGccaggatgagggaggtgctggCCACCATCAACCAGCAGGTCCAGATCTACAACACCTGCCAGTGA